GTAACGAGGCTGAAGCGGCCCGCTGGATAAGACTTGCAGCTGAGAAGGGCGAGACACAAGCCCAGTTCAATCTGGGCGTGATGTACATCAATGGTCAGGGCGTGGACAAAAATTATGCCGAGGCAAACCGCTGGGCCTCACGGGCGGCGGCGCAAGGCCATGAAAATGCCCGCGCGCTGATGCTGGATTTAAACAACCGGCTCAAGTCTGAAAAATCCATCGAACGCCCTATCGATGCAGGCGGCGAGACAGATAATCTAACGCATTATTACCTGCAACTTGCCGCCTTTAAATCAAACAAAGAGGCTGAAAAATATATCGAAAAAATGAGGGCTCAATTAAACCCAACAGGACATACGCTCAGCATTTTCTCAACCGATGGTTGGGTGCGCACCCAGCTGGGTCCCTATCTCAGCCTGAATGAGGCAAAAAACCAGGCCGTTAAATTAAAAGTCGTGCTGGGCTATGAGCCCTTACTTAAAAAACACTAACAAATTCTGGGTAACTGTTCACCTGCCAGCCAGTCGACGATGCGCCGACCGCCCAGCTTCGTTGTCATCTGCACAAATCGCTCCGCACTCACCTCCCCGATGATCGCAGCCTGACGGGCCTGCGGGTGCGCGCGCATCACCGAGAGCA
Above is a window of Gallionella capsiferriformans ES-2 DNA encoding:
- a CDS encoding SPOR domain-containing protein; translated protein: MVKISHYIFAFLLAAWPPVSFADFEADLSDTGNVKNLSQLRELHARAAAGNAEAQLNMGGIFCKGQEVEQDLAEGAKWFRLAAQQGLPQAQFNLGMMYAVGQGVAQNPAEAVKWYRMAAEQGLVLAQTNLGVAYISGLGVARNEAEAARWIRLAAEKGETQAQFNLGVMYINGQGVDKNYAEANRWASRAAAQGHENARALMLDLNNRLKSEKSIERPIDAGGETDNLTHYYLQLAAFKSNKEAEKYIEKMRAQLNPTGHTLSIFSTDGWVRTQLGPYLSLNEAKNQAVKLKVVLGYEPLLKKH